In Arcobacter sp. F2176, a single genomic region encodes these proteins:
- a CDS encoding VOC family protein, translated as MENIDIHHLFIFTNNIDDLIQELLTLGFKEGSNRVHKGQGTSNRKIYFENFFIELIYISNEQEIKKDICLKSGLTRRAYYNQNQASPFGICLFDKKKFEKLFKNAHKYKAEYLPNDMAIDVLSFEDNLSLPWTFRWEGLTQTNNKNEPIIHDNNIKELTSITFGIKNKDAELIKLLKDSANFKISDFPYVELCFDKNKQNKAYSCKFANLIIRY; from the coding sequence ATGGAAAATATTGATATACATCACTTATTTATTTTTACTAATAATATAGATGATTTAATACAAGAACTTTTAACCCTTGGATTTAAAGAAGGCAGTAATCGTGTACATAAAGGTCAAGGTACAAGTAATAGAAAAATATATTTTGAAAACTTCTTTATAGAATTAATATATATAAGTAATGAACAAGAAATCAAAAAAGATATATGTTTAAAAAGTGGACTTACAAGACGAGCCTATTATAATCAAAATCAAGCCTCACCCTTTGGAATATGTTTATTTGATAAAAAGAAATTTGAAAAATTATTTAAAAATGCCCATAAATACAAAGCTGAATATTTACCAAATGATATGGCTATAGATGTTTTATCCTTTGAGGACAATCTTTCCCTACCATGGACTTTTAGATGGGAAGGTTTAACTCAAACAAATAACAAAAATGAGCCAATAATACATGACAATAATATAAAAGAACTCACAAGTATAACTTTTGGAATAAAAAATAAAGATGCAGAACTTATAAAGCTTTTAAAAGATAGTGCTAATTTTAAAATTAGTGATTTCCCATATGTAGAACTTTGTTTTGATAAAAACAAGCAAAATAAAGCTTATAGTTGTAAATTTGCTAATTTGATAATAAGATATTAA
- a CDS encoding DedA family protein, which yields MDFNLIDLMKEYGYIILFFWSILEGETGLIMAGLFVHTGDMVLAWAIITAGVGAFVGDQIYFYLGRFKKKYVIKKLSKQKSKIAYVKFLLRKYGWFIIFIQRYLYGLRTIIPLCVGLMNYSPKIFAIINFISALFWSSIIIIPVWYFGDKILSLIAIAKEHWYLAIPVLIIVVVTIILVVKYKQRKLNIQKLR from the coding sequence ATGGATTTTAATTTAATTGATTTAATGAAAGAGTATGGATATATTATTCTTTTTTTCTGGAGTATACTAGAAGGTGAAACTGGCCTTATAATGGCAGGTCTTTTTGTACATACAGGTGATATGGTCTTAGCTTGGGCTATAATAACAGCAGGTGTTGGAGCCTTTGTAGGCGACCAAATTTACTTCTATCTTGGCAGATTTAAAAAGAAATATGTCATAAAAAAACTATCAAAACAAAAATCAAAAATAGCCTATGTAAAATTTTTACTAAGAAAATATGGTTGGTTTATAATATTTATACAAAGATATCTTTATGGACTAAGAACTATTATTCCACTTTGTGTTGGTTTAATGAATTACTCACCAAAAATCTTCGCAATAATCAACTTTATCTCTGCACTTTTTTGGAGTAGTATAATTATAATACCAGTTTGGTACTTTGGTGATAAAATTTTATCTTTGATTGCTATTGCAAAAGAGCATTGGTATTTAGCTATTCCTGTACTTATTATAGTTGTAGTTACTATTATTTTAGTTGTGAAATATAAACAGAGAAAATTAAATATTCAAAAATTAAGATAA
- a CDS encoding matrixin family metalloprotease, producing the protein MIKKILLILILFDCSFAQYEKVKIGKIDKYYKDKVSYIQLENMIKDIERNFETTLHMNIFDYSKDGKPIDLMHITPSSMEKRIARLEEKIINKNAKVKSRFSSFKSLEEELKVLKTKYDSLNEVFIKQNNELNDYIKAKNEKKKLPPKEYEETKKFIKEKKATLDIKLKQLKKLYKDFNRRVLSYNNKVQFYNNDIRNIYSLSKELESLRRAFKKIKGKTFGQKEITLKTYYKDGKKISERKINQSMNKIEIYAFDSLDELKVILAHEIAHLVGIPHIDVKNALMNPILQKNQIKHLELTKKDIINFKKNF; encoded by the coding sequence ATGATTAAAAAAATACTACTAATACTTATACTATTTGATTGCTCTTTTGCTCAATATGAAAAAGTAAAAATCGGTAAAATAGATAAGTATTATAAAGACAAAGTATCATATATACAATTAGAAAATATGATAAAAGATATTGAAAGAAACTTTGAAACTACTTTACATATGAATATCTTCGATTATTCAAAAGATGGTAAACCAATTGATCTTATGCATATTACACCATCAAGTATGGAAAAAAGAATAGCAAGACTTGAAGAAAAAATAATTAATAAAAATGCAAAAGTAAAAAGCAGATTTAGCTCATTTAAAAGTCTAGAAGAAGAATTAAAAGTTTTAAAAACAAAATATGATTCATTAAATGAAGTTTTCATTAAACAAAATAATGAGTTAAATGATTACATAAAAGCAAAAAATGAAAAGAAAAAATTACCACCAAAAGAGTATGAAGAGACAAAAAAATTTATAAAAGAAAAAAAGGCAACTTTAGATATTAAATTAAAACAGTTAAAAAAACTCTATAAAGATTTTAATCGTAGAGTGCTAAGTTACAATAATAAAGTGCAGTTTTATAATAATGATATAAGAAATATATATAGCCTAAGTAAAGAGTTAGAATCTTTGAGAAGAGCCTTTAAAAAAATCAAAGGTAAAACTTTTGGGCAAAAAGAAATCACACTTAAAACATACTATAAAGATGGAAAAAAAATAAGTGAAAGAAAGATAAATCAAAGTATGAACAAAATAGAGATTTATGCTTTTGATAGTTTAGATGAATTAAAAGTTATCTTAGCACATGAAATAGCTCATTTAGTTGGAATTCCTCATATTGATGTAAAGAATGCACTTATGAATCCAATCTTGCAAAAAAATCAAATAAAACACTTAGAACTAACAAAAAAAGATATTATAAATTTTAAAAAGAATTTTTAG
- a CDS encoding metallophosphoesterase, with the protein MKIAILSDIHSNIYALQAVINDAKSKSVDLMINAGDSFYGPIEPRATYELLRENNFVNICGNQDREILEASLEQLENNPTLKYAYEQLGEEVLYWIQDLPFEKFLGKDLYVTHGTQHDDSVYLLEDLSTGKPVLRDENKIIELLDDVESRFVVCGHSHTPRCVNLSTGQVVINPGSVGLQAYKENQPNEHIIENAYCDATYIILDVNSSEYNIELVKVVYDYEQAALKAESNGREDWAYTLRTGKILPNS; encoded by the coding sequence ATGAAAATAGCGATTTTGTCAGATATACACTCAAATATTTACGCTTTGCAAGCAGTTATAAATGATGCAAAGAGCAAAAGTGTAGATTTGATGATAAATGCAGGTGACTCTTTTTATGGTCCAATAGAACCAAGAGCTACATATGAATTATTAAGAGAGAACAACTTTGTAAATATCTGTGGAAATCAAGATAGAGAAATATTAGAAGCTTCTTTAGAACAATTAGAAAATAATCCTACTTTAAAATATGCCTACGAGCAACTAGGTGAAGAGGTTTTATATTGGATACAAGATTTGCCCTTTGAAAAATTTTTAGGAAAAGATTTGTATGTAACTCACGGCACACAACATGATGATAGTGTTTATTTACTTGAAGATCTAAGTACTGGGAAACCAGTTTTAAGAGATGAAAATAAGATAATTGAACTTCTTGATGATGTAGAATCTAGATTTGTAGTTTGTGGACATTCCCATACTCCAAGATGTGTAAATTTAAGTACAGGACAAGTGGTGATAAATCCTGGTTCAGTGGGCTTACAAGCTTATAAAGAAAATCAACCAAATGAACATATCATAGAAAATGCTTATTGCGATGCCACATATATAATACTTGATGTAAATTCAAGTGAATATAATATAGAGTTGGTAAAAGTTGTTTATGATTATGAACAAGCAGCTTTAAAGGCTGAATCTAATGGAAGAGAAGATTGGGCTTATACTCTTAGAACTGGAAAGATACTCCCAAATTCATGA
- a CDS encoding flavodoxin: MNSIGLFYGSDTGATEEIVIEVKNTFSKEITLHDIAKATKEEIEQYDKLILASSTWGDGDLQADWEDFEANLEKINFSNKTIALIGVGDQEGYEDTFCNALGHLYSYVKEGNVVGFTSIDGYEFDESTAVVDGKFVGLVLDEDNQSELSKERIEAWVKDIEEHF, from the coding sequence ATGAATTCTATAGGATTATTTTACGGTAGTGACACAGGTGCTACTGAAGAGATTGTAATTGAAGTAAAAAACACATTTTCAAAAGAAATTACATTACATGATATTGCAAAAGCAACAAAAGAAGAAATTGAACAATACGACAAACTTATCTTAGCATCATCAACTTGGGGTGATGGGGATTTACAAGCTGATTGGGAAGACTTTGAAGCTAACTTAGAAAAGATAAACTTCAGCAATAAAACAATAGCGCTAATAGGTGTAGGAGATCAAGAAGGATACGAAGATACCTTTTGTAACGCCCTAGGTCACTTATACAGTTATGTAAAAGAAGGAAATGTAGTAGGATTTACTTCAATAGATGGTTATGAATTTGATGAATCAACAGCAGTAGTTGATGGTAAATTTGTAGGTTTAGTATTAGATGAAGACAATCAAAGCGAACTAAGCAAAGAGCGAATCGAAGCTTGGGTTAAAGATATTGAAGAACACTTCTAA
- a CDS encoding metal-sulfur cluster assembly factor, whose amino-acid sequence MEIFNKDEIIQKVIEKLKTIQDLELPINIYDLGLIYKTNVEDNNDKVQVNIEMTLINSRCNSTKSFTDEIISMVQSVDEVDICSVKYVFSPKWEVTMISPEGLEQLRNANLNKKD is encoded by the coding sequence ATGGAAATATTTAATAAAGATGAAATAATTCAAAAAGTAATTGAAAAATTAAAAACAATACAAGACCTTGAACTTCCAATAAATATTTATGATTTGGGGCTAATTTATAAAACTAATGTAGAAGATAATAATGATAAAGTGCAAGTAAATATTGAAATGACTTTAATAAATTCGAGATGCAATAGTACAAAGTCTTTTACTGATGAGATTATAAGTATGGTTCAAAGTGTAGATGAAGTAGATATTTGTAGTGTAAAGTATGTATTTTCTCCTAAATGGGAAGTTACAATGATAAGCCCTGAAGGATTAGAACAGTTAAGAAATGCAAATTTAAATAAAAAAGATTAA
- a CDS encoding NAD(P)/FAD-dependent oxidoreductase, with protein sequence MEKIVIIGGGYAGIYALRELVKSKNIKITLIDTNTFHNLQPEIYDLIANKSNIADVTIDLTTLCVGLRHSYLEYKNLKVTQIDSQKKKIYTEEKEIVEFDYLIMAAGTRTYFPPSIPGLNNAHDIKKLKWAVYFKQSFENQLFKKIEDEAKKSENTHILVVGAGLSGVEIAAEMAYNSKMFFKRGNFTCDNLKISLVSSADTILPGLDSKLIAFSQERLKSLGINVITNTKLEKCEGNLAYFSNGTKLDHSFLIFTGGVEASKITTALDVEKNQKGQIIVNEYMQTNKYENIFAIGDVAVIKNKKDEIMPPNVTIAKISGINAGKNILNLINKKKLQSASPKLEGILIALGGKYAAGSIYGLFHVKGRIAYEIKRFVFDSYRKPLLKLITDGYKKLKKI encoded by the coding sequence ATGGAAAAAATAGTAATTATCGGTGGTGGATATGCTGGTATATACGCCTTACGAGAACTAGTTAAAAGTAAAAATATCAAAATCACACTAATAGATACTAATACCTTTCATAATTTACAGCCAGAGATTTATGACTTAATCGCAAATAAGTCTAATATTGCTGATGTAACTATTGATCTGACTACTTTATGTGTAGGGTTAAGACATAGTTATTTAGAATATAAAAATTTAAAAGTAACCCAAATAGACTCTCAAAAGAAAAAAATATATACAGAAGAAAAAGAGATTGTTGAGTTTGATTATCTTATTATGGCAGCAGGGACAAGAACATATTTTCCTCCTAGTATTCCAGGATTGAATAATGCACATGACATCAAAAAATTAAAATGGGCAGTATATTTCAAGCAAAGTTTTGAAAATCAACTTTTCAAAAAAATTGAAGATGAAGCAAAAAAGAGTGAAAATACTCATATTTTAGTTGTAGGTGCTGGATTATCAGGAGTTGAAATAGCTGCCGAGATGGCTTATAACTCAAAAATGTTCTTCAAAAGAGGAAACTTTACTTGTGATAACTTAAAAATCTCTTTAGTAAGTAGTGCAGATACTATATTACCAGGGCTAGATTCTAAACTAATTGCCTTTTCACAAGAGAGACTTAAATCATTGGGTATTAATGTCATTACAAATACAAAATTAGAAAAGTGTGAAGGTAACCTAGCATACTTTTCAAATGGAACTAAACTAGATCATTCTTTTTTAATTTTTACAGGTGGAGTTGAAGCATCTAAAATAACTACAGCTCTTGATGTTGAAAAAAATCAAAAAGGACAAATCATAGTAAATGAATACATGCAAACTAATAAATATGAAAATATCTTTGCTATTGGAGATGTTGCTGTAATCAAAAATAAAAAAGATGAAATAATGCCCCCTAATGTTACTATTGCAAAAATCAGTGGTATAAATGCAGGTAAAAACATATTAAACCTAATAAATAAAAAGAAACTTCAAAGTGCTAGTCCAAAACTTGAAGGAATTTTAATAGCTCTTGGTGGTAAATATGCTGCGGGAAGTATTTATGGATTATTTCATGTGAAAGGGAGAATTGCATATGAAATCAAAAGATTTGTATTTGATTCTTATAGAAAACCACTTTTAAAACTTATTACAGATGGTTATAAAAAGCTAAAAAAAATATAA
- a CDS encoding heme-binding domain-containing protein: MSKGKVILGIAVVAVLIQFIPYGKDYTNPPVVKEPQWDSMQTKVLFDKACANCHSNKTVYPWYSKVAPISWLIAHDVKEGREHLNVSMWGLQKRNKGDEAAEELKGGDMPPLYYLPTHPEAKLTQNETQQLILGLDKTFGSKEKHHKD; the protein is encoded by the coding sequence ATGAGTAAAGGTAAGGTTATTTTAGGGATAGCTGTTGTAGCTGTTTTAATTCAATTTATTCCTTATGGAAAGGATTATACAAATCCACCAGTTGTAAAGGAGCCTCAATGGGATTCAATGCAAACAAAGGTGTTATTTGATAAAGCTTGTGCTAATTGTCACTCAAACAAGACAGTTTATCCATGGTATAGTAAAGTTGCACCTATTTCTTGGCTAATTGCACATGATGTTAAAGAGGGTAGAGAACATTTAAATGTTTCTATGTGGGGTTTACAAAAAAGAAATAAAGGAGATGAGGCTGCAGAAGAGCTAAAAGGAGGTGATATGCCACCTTTATATTATCTTCCAACACATCCTGAAGCTAAACTTACTCAAAATGAAACTCAACAACTTATTTTAGGTTTAGATAAAACATTTGGTAGTAAAGAAAAACATCACAAAGATTAA
- a CDS encoding WG repeat-containing protein has protein sequence MTRYISIITMLFIISAKAEDFNSCGYIHKNTNLYELFDNCASYKDSELKISKEHMKNLNFDKFGTASFFTSGQYFYIKPDGRFLPVLFYDNGADYFQEGLTRSLKNGKIEYYNTDLELVLSPDYDWAWPFGEGKALVCNGCVLTSLEDGHKALKGGLWGYINKEGKEIVPIKYKASNLPEK, from the coding sequence ATGACTAGATACATCTCCATAATTACCATGTTATTTATTATCTCTGCAAAAGCTGAGGATTTTAACTCATGTGGATATATTCATAAGAATACAAATCTATATGAGTTATTTGATAACTGTGCTTCCTACAAAGATAGTGAGCTAAAGATTTCAAAAGAGCACATGAAAAATCTGAATTTCGATAAGTTTGGTACGGCTAGTTTTTTTACTTCTGGGCAATATTTTTATATAAAACCTGATGGAAGATTTCTCCCTGTCCTTTTTTACGATAATGGAGCAGATTACTTTCAAGAAGGTCTTACCCGCTCATTAAAAAATGGAAAAATAGAGTATTACAATACAGACTTAGAACTTGTACTCTCCCCAGATTATGATTGGGCTTGGCCTTTTGGTGAAGGTAAGGCACTAGTTTGTAATGGTTGTGTATTGACTTCTCTTGAAGATGGTCACAAAGCTTTAAAAGGAGGTTTGTGGGGCTATATAAATAAAGAGGGAAAAGAAATCGTTCCTATCAAATATAAGGCTTCAAATCTTCCTGAAAAATAA
- a CDS encoding coiled coil domain-containing protein yields the protein MKKNAYVEKAQAQLDELSGKIKVLKAKAQGTQASAKIEYEKRIEELNTLKETTMKKLEEIKNSTDDAWEKTKTGFEKSVKSIEEKIKSTISKF from the coding sequence ATGAAAAAAAATGCATATGTAGAAAAAGCACAAGCGCAACTTGATGAGTTGAGTGGGAAAATTAAAGTATTAAAAGCTAAAGCACAAGGTACTCAAGCTAGTGCAAAAATTGAGTACGAAAAAAGAATAGAAGAATTAAATACTTTAAAAGAAACAACAATGAAGAAACTTGAAGAAATCAAGAATTCTACGGATGATGCATGGGAAAAGACAAAAACCGGTTTTGAAAAATCGGTAAAATCTATTGAAGAAAAAATAAAATCTACAATATCTAAGTTCTAA
- a CDS encoding GIY-YIG nuclease family protein encodes MSYFVYILECCDGSLYTGITTDVTKRLDEHNSSDKGAKYTKARRPVKLLYEESSSDRSSASKREYAIKKLTRIKKLQLINEPSKKEGH; translated from the coding sequence ATGTCATATTTTGTTTATATTCTTGAGTGTTGCGATGGGAGTTTATATACTGGAATTACTACAGATGTAACAAAACGATTGGATGAGCACAACTCTTCTGATAAGGGTGCAAAGTATACAAAAGCTAGGCGTCCTGTTAAGTTGCTTTATGAAGAATCATCAAGTGATAGGAGTAGTGCTTCTAAGCGTGAATATGCTATTAAAAAACTTACAAGAATCAAAAAACTTCAATTGATAAATGAGCCTTCTAAGAAAGAAGGTCATTAG
- a CDS encoding adenosine deaminase: protein MIELIKKIPKAELHLHIEGSLEPELMFELAKRNNIKIPYDSIEEIKAAYDFTNLQSFLDIYYTGANVLIHKKDFYDLTWAYVLKCVQNNIIHTEIFFDPQTHTLRGVSFDTIILGISEALEDAKEKFGISSNIIMCFLRHLSQEEALKTFEESLPFKDKIIGIGLDSSELGHPPSKFKEVFKKAKEAGFKLVAHAGEEADYSYIYEALDLLDIQRIDHGVQAVHSNELMERLKKEQIPLTVCPNSNIELKVFENYKQHNVKQLLDYGLNVTINSDDPAYFRGYLNDNFINLYENIDLTKEDIIKLVRNSFNSSFITDELKNEYLTKLDNFVENK from the coding sequence ATGATAGAACTAATAAAAAAGATACCAAAAGCAGAATTACATTTACATATTGAAGGCTCACTGGAGCCTGAACTTATGTTTGAGCTTGCAAAAAGAAATAATATAAAGATACCTTACGATTCAATTGAAGAAATAAAGGCAGCATACGATTTCACAAACTTACAATCTTTTTTGGATATTTATTATACAGGAGCTAATGTACTTATTCATAAAAAAGATTTTTATGATTTGACTTGGGCTTATGTTTTAAAGTGTGTACAAAACAATATAATCCATACAGAAATATTTTTTGACCCACAAACACACACTTTAAGAGGTGTATCTTTTGATACGATTATTTTAGGAATAAGTGAAGCTTTAGAAGATGCTAAAGAGAAGTTTGGAATTAGCTCAAATATTATTATGTGTTTTTTAAGACATTTAAGTCAAGAAGAAGCTTTAAAAACTTTTGAAGAGTCTTTACCTTTTAAAGATAAGATAATAGGGATTGGACTTGATTCTTCAGAACTTGGTCATCCTCCTTCTAAATTTAAAGAAGTGTTTAAAAAAGCAAAAGAAGCAGGATTTAAACTTGTGGCTCACGCAGGAGAAGAGGCTGATTATTCTTATATTTATGAAGCTTTGGATTTATTGGATATTCAAAGAATCGACCATGGAGTACAAGCAGTTCATTCAAATGAACTAATGGAAAGATTAAAAAAAGAGCAAATACCTTTAACAGTGTGTCCAAACTCAAATATTGAGTTAAAAGTTTTTGAAAACTACAAACAACACAATGTAAAGCAACTTTTAGATTATGGCTTAAATGTCACAATAAACTCTGATGATCCAGCATATTTTAGAGGTTATTTAAATGATAACTTTATAAATTTATATGAAAATATTGATTTGACAAAAGAAGATATTATAAAACTTGTTAGAAACTCTTTTAACTCTTCTTTTATAACAGATGAACTAAAAAATGAATACCTAACAAAACTTGATAATTTTGTAGAAAATAAATAG
- a CDS encoding DUF3144 domain-containing protein, translating into MATKNNGFLKRADEHISLANKQLEQEITQGEVSASFMYGAARFNAWIASTSFANAQDMANEKDKIIEYFVNEYKLALAEHIDNHVSNYDFSQNNIEEE; encoded by the coding sequence ATGGCTACAAAAAATAATGGATTTTTAAAAAGAGCAGATGAACATATATCTCTAGCAAATAAACAATTAGAACAAGAGATAACTCAAGGTGAAGTAAGTGCTTCATTTATGTATGGTGCTGCAAGATTTAATGCTTGGATAGCATCAACTTCATTTGCAAATGCCCAAGATATGGCAAATGAAAAAGATAAAATAATAGAGTATTTTGTAAATGAATATAAATTGGCGTTAGCAGAACATATAGATAATCATGTAAGTAATTATGATTTTTCACAAAATAATATCGAAGAAGAGTGA
- a CDS encoding Txe/YoeB family addiction module toxin, giving the protein MVEYKILYSKLALKDAKKLSSANLSQKAKELIEIIKKNPFQNPPPYEKLVGNLSGTYSRRINIQHRLVYEVREIDNIVRIHRMWSHYGE; this is encoded by the coding sequence ATGGTAGAATATAAAATACTCTATAGTAAACTAGCATTAAAAGATGCTAAAAAACTATCGAGTGCTAATTTGAGCCAAAAGGCTAAAGAATTAATTGAGATAATTAAAAAAAATCCATTTCAAAATCCTCCCCCTTATGAAAAACTAGTTGGTAATTTAAGTGGTACATATTCTAGAAGAATAAATATACAACACAGATTAGTCTACGAAGTAAGAGAAATTGATAACATAGTACGAATCCATAGAATGTGGTCACATTATGGAGAATAA
- a CDS encoding TIGR00730 family Rossman fold protein yields MRIAVFCGSSAGNNIEYINATKRLGKYFAQNNIDVVYGGGNVGLMGAIADSVMENGGKVYGVIPEKLKEKELAHTGITDLKVVSNMHERKAAMAEMADAFVVLPGGAGTLEETFEVWTWALLGFHNKPCAFFNIDGFYNKLFEMIDNMCEAEFLKKEYSDMLIKTDNQEELLKAIKEYIPPKQKW; encoded by the coding sequence ATGAGAATTGCAGTTTTTTGTGGATCAAGTGCTGGTAATAATATAGAATACATAAATGCTACAAAACGATTAGGTAAATATTTTGCCCAAAATAATATAGATGTAGTTTATGGTGGTGGAAATGTTGGACTTATGGGTGCAATTGCAGATTCAGTTATGGAAAATGGTGGAAAAGTTTATGGAGTAATTCCTGAAAAACTAAAAGAAAAAGAGTTAGCTCATACAGGAATAACTGACTTAAAAGTTGTTTCAAATATGCATGAAAGAAAAGCTGCAATGGCAGAGATGGCTGATGCTTTTGTAGTACTTCCAGGAGGTGCTGGAACATTGGAAGAGACTTTTGAGGTTTGGACTTGGGCTTTACTTGGTTTTCATAATAAACCTTGTGCTTTTTTTAATATAGATGGATTTTATAATAAATTATTTGAGATGATAGATAATATGTGTGAAGCAGAATTTTTAAAAAAAGAGTACTCAGATATGCTTATTAAAACAGACAATCAAGAAGAGCTATTAAAAGCTATAAAAGAGTACATACCACCAAAACAAAAGTGGTAA
- a CDS encoding type II toxin-antitoxin system Phd/YefM family antitoxin, with protein sequence MTRTMSVSQVRADIYNVMDETAQTHEPILITGKRNNVVMLSQEDWNAIEETLYLNNIPNMVSSIQDSMNEPDSEFSEDIEW encoded by the coding sequence ATGACAAGAACTATGTCAGTAAGTCAAGTTAGAGCAGATATATATAATGTCATGGATGAAACGGCACAAACACATGAACCGATACTTATAACAGGGAAAAGAAATAATGTTGTTATGCTTTCCCAAGAAGATTGGAATGCTATAGAGGAGACATTGTATTTAAATAATATACCAAATATGGTATCTTCGATACAAGACTCAATGAATGAACCAGATAGTGAGTTTAGTGAAGATATTGAATGGTAG
- a CDS encoding DUF1328 domain-containing protein: MLSWSITFLLLAIVAGVLGFSGIAGAATSIAKILFFIFLVLLIVSAVSRALKGKRP, from the coding sequence ATGCTATCATGGTCAATTACTTTCTTGCTTTTAGCAATAGTAGCAGGAGTATTAGGTTTTTCGGGTATAGCAGGCGCTGCTACAAGTATTGCAAAAATATTATTCTTTATATTTTTAGTATTGCTTATAGTCTCAGCAGTTTCAAGAGCACTTAAGGGTAAAAGACCCTAA
- the mnmH gene encoding tRNA 2-selenouridine(34) synthase MnmH — protein MTNSSQTSDFKSLVLSKTPLIDVRAPIEFKKGSFPHAVNLPLITDEERHLIGIKYKNYGNKEAVTLGHKLVSGEIKENRINAWLDFKKDNPSAILYCFRGGQRSKIAQEWISEYIPEIKRLKGGYKAFRNYLMNEIDNSPKYFKPLILGGHTGSGKTILLNKIQNSIDLEGLANHRGSTFGKQISAQPAQIDFENSLAYKLIEKVNKGFSYLLFEDEGKYIGSIYIPKNFAQYLSNASIIVLETSFEERINITFDEYILKAQINYKREFGKDYFVFWINDMKNAMERIEKRLGSMRHKVLKELFSDAIKVQEETESLEEYKYWIAYLLKEYYDPMYKYQLDKNKDKILFKGSASEIINYLETLKNP, from the coding sequence ATGACAAATTCTTCACAAACCAGTGATTTTAAATCTCTTGTTTTATCCAAGACTCCTCTAATAGATGTTAGAGCTCCAATTGAATTTAAAAAGGGCTCTTTCCCTCATGCTGTAAATTTGCCTCTTATTACAGATGAAGAGAGACATTTAATTGGAATCAAATATAAAAATTATGGAAATAAAGAAGCTGTTACACTTGGGCATAAACTTGTTTCTGGTGAAATAAAAGAAAATAGAATTAATGCTTGGCTTGATTTTAAAAAAGATAACCCAAGTGCTATATTGTATTGTTTTAGAGGAGGGCAGCGTTCAAAGATTGCCCAAGAGTGGATAAGTGAATATATCCCAGAAATTAAAAGATTAAAAGGTGGATATAAAGCTTTTAGAAATTATTTGATGAATGAAATAGATAATTCACCAAAATATTTCAAACCTCTTATTTTAGGAGGTCATACTGGTAGTGGGAAAACTATTCTTTTAAATAAAATCCAAAACTCTATTGACTTAGAAGGTTTAGCAAACCACAGAGGTTCAACATTTGGCAAACAAATAAGTGCCCAACCTGCACAAATAGATTTTGAAAATTCTTTAGCATATAAACTGATTGAAAAAGTCAATAAAGGTTTTTCCTATTTATTATTTGAAGATGAAGGTAAATATATTGGAAGTATTTATATTCCGAAGAATTTTGCGCAGTATTTATCAAATGCTTCAATAATAGTTCTTGAAACTTCTTTTGAAGAAAGAATAAATATCACTTTTGATGAATATATTTTAAAAGCTCAAATAAATTACAAAAGAGAGTTTGGAAAAGATTATTTTGTTTTTTGGATTAATGACATGAAAAATGCCATGGAAAGAATAGAAAAAAGACTAGGAAGTATGAGACACAAAGTTTTAAAAGAGTTGTTTTCTGATGCTATTAAAGTACAAGAAGAAACTGAAAGTTTAGAAGAATACAAATACTGGATAGCATATCTTTTAAAAGAGTATTATGATCCTATGTATAAATATCAACTTGATAAAAACAAAGACAAGATATTATTTAAAGGCTCTGCAAGTGAGATTATAAATTATTTAGAAACTCTTAAAAATCCCTAA